One part of the Candidatus Tanganyikabacteria bacterium genome encodes these proteins:
- a CDS encoding phosphatidylserine/phosphatidylglycerophosphate/cardiolipin synthase family protein: MTTRLHGGLPQLAVGMCLLLSLAGCGGAPTGTRALAGPPQQALAARNAQSAAIDASVGRVTRRSASHDNSFRMYLDGPDSYGELFEMIRGAKRSIWISSFEYHADVHGLAMTTLLGAKARAGVEVKLLVDKVGGNLEKGTQDYLRLVREAGGEAREYPTQWVNGFVGIDHRKLFIVDGTVAMTGGMNIGDMYYEDFHDTLGTVRGGAVRDMAREFFRDWKRAGGQAPASLPDAVRDGDTSIRVLTTSGPEGRTEIFDGLAAAIGAAKDHINVAVPYFSDDDLVEVLEDAAAEGVKVRLLLPDIETYSRVDVGILFNYLNPASARKLLAAGAEVWFYRGKKLHLKVFEIDDAWVCYGSANGDTMSFLRNQELSLAIADPAVAQDVRKRLFEADLALSRRVTEKDLQLRPAAQAFSSALDALSYYFGVKPGSSVYR, translated from the coding sequence ATGACGACGCGCCTTCACGGCGGATTGCCGCAGCTGGCCGTCGGGATGTGCTTGCTGCTTTCCCTCGCTGGCTGCGGCGGCGCCCCCACGGGCACCCGCGCTCTGGCAGGTCCGCCGCAGCAGGCTCTAGCGGCCCGCAACGCCCAGTCCGCCGCGATCGACGCCTCGGTAGGCCGCGTGACGCGGCGATCGGCCAGCCACGACAACTCGTTCCGGATGTACCTCGACGGGCCGGACTCCTACGGCGAACTCTTCGAGATGATCCGCGGCGCGAAACGGAGCATCTGGATCTCGTCGTTCGAGTACCACGCCGACGTTCACGGCCTGGCCATGACGACCCTGCTGGGGGCCAAGGCGCGGGCGGGCGTCGAGGTGAAGCTGCTCGTCGACAAGGTCGGCGGCAACCTCGAGAAGGGCACGCAGGACTACCTGCGCCTGGTCCGCGAGGCCGGCGGCGAGGCCCGCGAATACCCGACGCAGTGGGTCAACGGTTTCGTCGGCATCGACCATCGCAAGCTCTTCATCGTGGACGGCACGGTCGCGATGACCGGCGGCATGAACATCGGCGACATGTACTACGAGGACTTCCACGACACGCTCGGCACCGTGCGGGGCGGCGCCGTGCGGGACATGGCTCGAGAGTTCTTCCGCGACTGGAAGCGGGCTGGCGGCCAGGCGCCGGCAAGCCTGCCGGATGCCGTTCGCGACGGCGATACAAGCATCCGGGTCCTGACGACCAGCGGCCCGGAAGGCCGGACCGAGATCTTCGACGGCCTCGCGGCCGCCATCGGCGCCGCCAAGGACCACATCAATGTCGCGGTGCCGTACTTCTCGGACGACGATCTGGTCGAGGTGCTGGAGGATGCCGCCGCCGAAGGCGTGAAGGTCCGGCTCCTCCTGCCGGACATCGAGACCTACAGCCGGGTGGACGTCGGCATCCTGTTCAACTACCTCAATCCGGCGAGCGCCCGCAAGCTTCTGGCGGCAGGCGCCGAGGTCTGGTTCTACCGCGGCAAGAAGCTCCACCTGAAGGTCTTCGAGATTGACGACGCCTGGGTGTGCTACGGCTCGGCCAACGGGGACACGATGTCCTTCCTGCGCAACCAGGAACTGAGCCTGGCGATCGCCGATCCGGCGGTGGCCCAGGACGTACGCAAGCGCCTCTTCGAGGCCGACCTGGCCCTCTCGCGCCGGGTCACCGAGAAGGATCTCCAGCTCAGGCCCGCGGCCCAGGCCTTCTCCAGCGCCCTCGACGCGCTGTCGTACTACTTCGGCGTGAAGCCGGGGTCGTCAGTGTATCGCTAG
- a CDS encoding S8 family serine peptidase: MPRHPAWILPLLVAAGCGAPVSSADRLPVSQDKRLEQVPDEVIVKYRAPEGMRAEATMFPEDIAPTRKYDLLPETTQLDATSFDSRNDTVLVKTSRGEAARVAAAYAARPEVEWAIPNARIQAPVPVMPGQQPGTGIRSTIRSNDPLVAQQWYLDRINAQAAWATSTGTGVTVAVLDTGIDGGHPDLSGAVEKGGDFISKSDDTADKHGHGTHVAGIVGARKDNGVGIVGVAPGCNLLAVRVLGESGGSGVFSVARGIKAAADYAKRTKKRVVINLSLGSRMPVDPVDFMAGWYATRQGALLVAAAGNEGGPVGVPAKHRYFMAIGATDTRDARASFSNFGSQLALSAPGVDIVSTTPTYPVTMTQRGVAQNFAALQGTSMATPIVSGVAALVWSKHPDWSPAQVRDALTKGAKNLGDRNQFGAGLVDAAAAVAP, translated from the coding sequence TTGCCCAGACACCCCGCCTGGATCCTGCCCCTGCTGGTGGCAGCCGGGTGCGGCGCGCCAGTCAGCAGCGCGGATCGGTTGCCGGTCTCCCAGGACAAGCGGCTGGAGCAGGTCCCGGACGAAGTCATCGTCAAGTACCGGGCGCCCGAGGGCATGCGGGCCGAGGCGACCATGTTCCCGGAGGACATCGCCCCGACGCGCAAGTACGACCTCTTGCCCGAGACCACGCAACTTGACGCCACGAGCTTCGACTCGCGCAACGACACGGTCCTGGTGAAGACCTCGCGGGGCGAGGCCGCCCGGGTCGCCGCGGCCTACGCGGCCCGGCCGGAGGTCGAGTGGGCCATCCCCAACGCCCGGATCCAGGCGCCCGTGCCCGTGATGCCCGGCCAGCAGCCCGGCACCGGCATCCGCTCGACCATTCGCAGCAACGATCCGCTCGTCGCGCAGCAGTGGTATCTCGATCGCATCAACGCCCAGGCCGCCTGGGCCACGAGCACGGGGACCGGCGTCACCGTCGCCGTGCTGGATACCGGCATCGACGGCGGCCACCCGGATCTGTCGGGCGCCGTGGAGAAGGGCGGCGACTTCATCTCCAAGAGCGACGACACCGCCGACAAGCACGGGCACGGCACGCACGTGGCGGGCATCGTGGGCGCCCGCAAGGACAACGGGGTGGGCATCGTGGGCGTGGCGCCCGGCTGCAACCTCCTGGCCGTGCGCGTCCTGGGCGAGAGCGGGGGCAGCGGCGTCTTCTCGGTGGCCCGCGGCATCAAGGCCGCGGCCGACTACGCCAAGCGCACCAAGAAGCGCGTGGTGATCAACCTCTCGCTGGGCTCGCGCATGCCCGTCGATCCGGTGGACTTCATGGCCGGGTGGTACGCGACGCGGCAGGGCGCCCTCCTGGTCGCCGCGGCCGGCAACGAGGGAGGCCCCGTGGGCGTCCCGGCCAAGCACCGCTACTTCATGGCCATCGGCGCCACCGATACCCGCGACGCGCGGGCGTCATTCTCCAACTTCGGCAGCCAACTGGCGCTCTCGGCGCCCGGCGTGGACATCGTGTCCACCACGCCGACCTACCCGGTGACGATGACCCAGCGCGGCGTGGCGCAGAACTTCGCGGCCTTGCAGGGCACCAGCATGGCCACTCCCATCGTGTCGGGCGTGGCGGCCCTGGTGTGGTCGAAGCATCCCGACTGGTCGCCGGCCCAGGTGCGCGATGCGCTCACCAAGGGTGCGAAGAACCTGGGCGACCGCAACCAGTTCGGTGCCGGCCTCGTGGACGCGGCGGCGGCCGTGGCGCCATGA